In Acinetobacter sp. TGL-Y2, a genomic segment contains:
- a CDS encoding DUF2058 domain-containing protein, protein MVKNALQAQLLKAGLVDNKKAKKLSKQAVHEQRTGQSSDAEIKAKIEKDLQQKIAKDQSLDLEKKRLLDEKALHAAVVQMIGQHKIKDTDGEMTYQFIDDSKIKKIYINQQIYNALVSGSLVIAKDQSSYAILPKALADRINEKLTGFIIVNNSENTQAVTDEEDPYAAYVIPDDLMW, encoded by the coding sequence ATGGTTAAAAATGCATTACAGGCGCAATTGCTCAAAGCAGGCTTAGTGGATAATAAGAAAGCAAAGAAACTGTCTAAACAAGCGGTTCATGAGCAGCGCACAGGTCAAAGTAGCGATGCTGAAATCAAAGCCAAGATTGAAAAAGACTTACAGCAAAAAATTGCTAAAGATCAATCTTTGGATCTTGAAAAAAAGCGTCTACTGGATGAAAAAGCATTACATGCCGCTGTTGTGCAAATGATTGGTCAGCATAAAATCAAAGATACTGATGGTGAGATGACCTACCAGTTTATTGATGACAGTAAAATCAAAAAAATCTATATCAATCAGCAAATTTATAATGCATTGGTGTCAGGTAGTCTAGTCATTGCTAAAGATCAAAGCAGTTATGCAATTTTGCCGAAAGCTTTGGCAGATCGTATTAATGAAAAATTGACAGGCTTTATTATTGTCAATAATTCGGAAAATACTCAAGCCGTGACCGATGAGGAAGATCCCTACGCAGCGTATGTCATTCCTGATGATCTGATGTGGTGA
- a CDS encoding mechanosensitive ion channel family protein translates to MLNTQFIQQIRDWADQFPWLEMLSSLGILILVAFIANLIAKQVVVRGIRNLITRLKFSNSDVIAEHSVIRRISNIIPAIVIMNGIPSVPHLSVKMITLVQMLSQAFIFFTLALAISQFLTVFNVIYQRNPKSYNKPIKGYLQLVKLIIFVVCGLMILGTFLKKDVFTLLAGFGAMAAVLMLVFQNTILSLVASVQISSYDMVRIGDWIEMPTLNADGDVIDMSLHTVTVQNFDKTFTTIPTNRLVTDTFKNWRGMQEQGVRRIKRSIIIDQNSIHFISALELRKLKEFLLIDQYLSEKQNELKAFNQKYANDAENNQRRLTNLGTFRAYVEFYLKNHAGIATHQSLIIRQLQPTSEGLPLEIYAFTNTTAWTEYEAIQSDIFDHLLAILPEFGLKIFQIPSGNDFKMH, encoded by the coding sequence TTGCTGAACACTCAGTTCATACAACAAATACGTGATTGGGCAGATCAATTCCCGTGGCTAGAAATGCTTAGCTCTTTAGGCATTCTGATTTTGGTTGCTTTTATTGCCAATTTGATTGCAAAACAAGTGGTGGTTCGTGGGATACGAAACCTCATTACGCGTTTAAAATTTAGCAATAGCGATGTCATCGCTGAACATAGTGTGATTCGACGTATCTCTAATATTATTCCTGCAATCGTGATTATGAACGGAATTCCCAGTGTTCCGCATTTGTCTGTCAAAATGATTACACTGGTACAAATGCTCTCACAAGCGTTTATTTTCTTTACCCTTGCTTTAGCGATTAGTCAGTTCTTAACTGTATTTAATGTCATTTATCAACGTAATCCAAAATCTTATAATAAACCGATTAAAGGCTATCTACAGCTGGTCAAACTCATCATTTTCGTGGTTTGCGGTTTAATGATTTTAGGAACATTCCTTAAAAAAGATGTGTTTACCTTACTTGCAGGTTTTGGTGCAATGGCAGCGGTACTGATGCTCGTGTTCCAAAACACCATCTTGTCTCTGGTGGCTTCGGTTCAGATTTCTTCATATGACATGGTGCGTATTGGTGATTGGATCGAAATGCCAACTTTGAATGCCGATGGTGATGTCATTGATATGTCATTACATACGGTGACAGTCCAAAACTTTGATAAAACCTTTACCACTATTCCCACCAATCGTTTGGTGACAGACACTTTTAAAAACTGGCGTGGCATGCAGGAACAGGGTGTTCGCCGCATTAAACGTTCAATTATTATTGATCAGAACAGTATTCATTTTATTTCTGCTTTAGAGCTGCGCAAACTCAAAGAGTTTTTATTGATTGATCAGTACTTGAGTGAAAAACAAAATGAATTAAAAGCGTTTAATCAAAAATATGCGAACGATGCCGAAAACAATCAGAGACGTTTGACCAACTTAGGTACGTTTAGAGCCTATGTCGAATTTTATCTTAAAAATCACGCTGGCATTGCAACCCATCAATCCTTAATTATTCGTCAGTTACAGCCGACCAGTGAAGGCCTGCCTTTAGAAATTTATGCCTTTACCAACACCACGGCATGGACAGAATACGAGGCGATTCAGTCGGATATTTTTGATCATTTACTGGCGATTTTGCCGGAATTTGGTTTAAAAATATTCCAAATTCCTTCTGGGAATGATTTTAAGATGCATTAA
- a CDS encoding ABC transporter ATP-binding protein produces MLQWFEKLVDPYPTQGLNEPLPRKFFPFVWQAASGIKRYLLILVLFTAATASFEAVFFSQIGHLVDWLSQSTPETVLDNHRQQLIVLTLILMGNIFFASMQSIIRHQILFSSFPMRLRWRFHNLLLRQGLDFFHNDFAGRLSAKVMQTSLAVREFWVILGDMVTYVIVYFITISIVLGNISTILLLPLLLWLILFVGAACFFIPRLGRISKEQADARAVMTGRVTDAYTNIQTVKLFAHAGRESQYAKESMQEFMRTVFKQMRLGTLYEISINLLTAILFFGVLGTAVWLWLQGDANIGVIAATTAMILKLNSMAAFMMWQTSALFENIGTIQDGMMTLGKPLHIEDKPDAQPLALTQGEIQFRDLSFAYNDKNVIDQLNLTIRPGEKIGIVGRSGAGKSTLIQLLLNFYRLNQGQILIDGQDIQDVTQDSLRKNIALVTQDTSLLHRTVAENIKYGRPDASDEDMYEAVRKAKAEEFIPQLTDLRGQTGYNAYVGERGVKLSGGQRQRIAIARVFLKDAPILVLDEATSALDSEVEAAIQSSLDDLMQGKTVIAIAHRLSTIAQMDRLIVLDQGDIAEQGTHDELIAQNGIYAQLWQRQTGGFLVEQKLAHPALEKEDN; encoded by the coding sequence ATGTTGCAATGGTTTGAAAAGTTAGTCGACCCCTATCCTACCCAAGGATTGAATGAACCATTGCCGCGAAAATTCTTTCCATTTGTGTGGCAAGCAGCTTCAGGCATTAAGCGTTATTTACTTATTTTGGTGTTGTTTACTGCAGCAACAGCCAGTTTTGAAGCCGTGTTCTTTTCACAAATTGGACATTTGGTCGACTGGCTGAGTCAATCTACACCTGAAACCGTTTTGGACAATCATCGCCAGCAATTGATCGTTCTCACCTTGATTTTAATGGGCAATATTTTCTTTGCCAGTATGCAGTCGATCATTCGTCATCAAATTTTGTTTAGTAGCTTTCCCATGCGTCTGCGCTGGAGATTTCATAATTTACTGCTCAGACAAGGTTTAGACTTCTTTCATAATGATTTTGCAGGACGACTTTCTGCTAAGGTAATGCAAACCTCTCTTGCCGTACGTGAGTTCTGGGTCATTTTGGGCGATATGGTCACCTATGTCATCGTGTACTTCATTACGATTAGTATTGTATTAGGGAATATTTCTACCATTTTATTGCTTCCGCTTCTGCTTTGGTTGATCTTGTTTGTGGGCGCTGCATGTTTTTTTATTCCAAGATTAGGCCGTATATCCAAAGAACAAGCAGATGCACGTGCGGTCATGACTGGACGGGTGACGGATGCTTATACCAACATTCAAACTGTAAAACTATTTGCGCATGCAGGTCGTGAAAGCCAATATGCCAAAGAGTCGATGCAAGAGTTTATGCGCACTGTATTTAAGCAAATGCGCTTGGGTACACTCTATGAAATCAGCATTAACCTGCTTACAGCGATTTTATTCTTTGGCGTGTTAGGAACAGCGGTTTGGCTGTGGCTACAAGGTGACGCCAATATTGGTGTGATTGCAGCAACCACCGCTATGATTTTGAAACTCAACAGCATGGCTGCATTTATGATGTGGCAAACTTCGGCTTTATTTGAAAATATCGGCACCATTCAAGACGGTATGATGACGCTGGGTAAACCGCTGCATATTGAAGATAAGCCTGATGCACAACCACTGGCGCTAACGCAGGGTGAAATTCAATTTAGAGATTTAAGTTTTGCCTACAATGATAAAAATGTGATTGATCAATTAAACCTGACTATTCGCCCAGGTGAAAAAATTGGGATTGTAGGGCGTTCAGGTGCAGGTAAGTCAACCTTAATTCAACTGTTGCTTAACTTCTATAGATTAAATCAGGGGCAAATCCTGATTGATGGGCAAGATATTCAAGATGTGACCCAAGACAGTTTGCGAAAAAATATCGCACTGGTGACACAAGACACTTCACTACTCCATCGAACTGTCGCTGAAAATATTAAATATGGTCGTCCAGATGCGTCCGATGAAGATATGTACGAAGCAGTACGTAAAGCCAAAGCGGAAGAGTTTATTCCACAGTTGACTGATTTACGGGGTCAAACTGGTTATAACGCCTATGTGGGTGAACGTGGTGTAAAACTCTCCGGGGGGCAGCGTCAGCGTATTGCCATTGCTCGTGTTTTCTTAAAAGATGCGCCGATTTTGGTCTTAGACGAGGCTACCAGTGCCTTAGACTCAGAAGTTGAAGCTGCAATCCAATCCAGTTTGGATGATTTAATGCAAGGTAAAACAGTGATTGCAATTGCGCACCGTTTATCTACAATTGCACAAATGGATCGTTTAATTGTACTAGATCAAGGGGATATTGCAGAACAAGGTACGCATGATGAACTGATTGCGCAAAATGGCATTTATGCGCAGTTGTGGCAACGACAAACGGGTGGATTTTTAGTCGAACAAAAACTGGCACATCCCGCGTTAGAGAAGGAAGACAATTAA
- a CDS encoding MaoC family dehydratase, with the protein MLYLEDLKIGDQFKSREYEMTLAEIKEFAHKYDPQVFHTDEEAAKDHPIFQGIAASGWHTSAVTMRLWTECFPTAHGLIGSESSLRWPRPARAGDRIHVEVEIVAVNPSKTKMDRGIVSYVTQAKNQHGDVLLISTTKIVVFKKT; encoded by the coding sequence ATGCTTTATCTTGAAGATTTAAAAATTGGTGATCAGTTTAAAAGTCGTGAATATGAAATGACTTTAGCAGAGATTAAAGAGTTCGCTCATAAATATGACCCCCAAGTCTTTCATACCGACGAAGAAGCAGCGAAAGATCACCCTATTTTTCAAGGCATTGCTGCCAGTGGTTGGCATACCTCAGCAGTCACCATGCGCCTATGGACAGAATGCTTTCCGACCGCACATGGGCTAATTGGCTCAGAATCTAGCTTGCGCTGGCCACGTCCTGCACGCGCTGGTGATCGGATTCATGTTGAAGTTGAAATTGTGGCAGTTAATCCGTCTAAAACCAAAATGGATCGTGGTATTGTGAGCTATGTGACCCAAGCCAAAAATCAGCATGGTGATGTTTTACTTATTTCAACCACTAAAATTGTGGTGTTTAAAAAAACCTGA
- a CDS encoding helix-turn-helix transcriptional regulator, which produces MKTVSGRPDLGIPGVYGLLLLDVVSRWGYSAESLFAPFGYSNEQLADPECRIPLHTANEMIILARKMTGEHSLGYHLGNQMRISIHGFIGYAIMTSNEIVDALILANRFIQLRMPFLQFHFSTFTEQVSLQLQCDIDIEPLRTEIVMALTFGVMTMARALTGVNDLHGDINFDFPKPEGFDKYLSRLHPQHAIHFDQPHYLASFDKKYLALKMVNADPIASQIAINQCESELSELGERRRISMRVRDILTHSEQHYLNIEHVADRLHMSDRTLKRQLAAEGTSFSTLVDEVRYRHATSLLSRTDYTLEQIADELGYSDVANFSRAFKRWSGRSPSSWRKDPYL; this is translated from the coding sequence ATGAAAACAGTCTCTGGTCGCCCAGATCTTGGAATTCCAGGTGTATATGGACTCTTACTTTTAGATGTCGTTTCTCGTTGGGGCTATAGCGCAGAGTCGCTGTTTGCGCCCTTCGGTTATAGTAACGAACAACTTGCAGACCCTGAATGTCGTATTCCGCTTCATACCGCCAATGAAATGATTATTCTTGCGCGCAAAATGACAGGTGAACACTCCTTGGGCTATCATTTGGGCAATCAAATGCGCATCTCAATCCATGGATTTATTGGGTATGCGATCATGACTTCCAATGAAATTGTGGACGCTCTGATTTTAGCCAATCGTTTTATTCAGCTGCGAATGCCCTTTCTGCAATTTCATTTTTCGACGTTCACTGAACAGGTGTCTTTACAACTGCAGTGTGATATCGACATTGAACCCTTAAGAACTGAAATTGTAATGGCCTTGACGTTTGGGGTCATGACCATGGCACGTGCGCTCACCGGCGTAAATGACTTACATGGTGATATCAATTTTGACTTTCCAAAGCCTGAAGGTTTTGATAAATATTTGAGTCGTTTACATCCACAACATGCAATTCATTTTGATCAACCCCACTATTTGGCAAGTTTTGACAAAAAATATTTGGCTCTAAAAATGGTCAATGCAGACCCAATCGCCAGTCAAATTGCGATCAATCAGTGTGAGTCAGAGCTGTCTGAATTAGGTGAACGTCGCCGTATCTCAATGCGTGTACGCGATATTTTAACTCATTCTGAGCAGCATTATCTAAACATTGAACATGTGGCAGATCGGCTTCACATGTCAGATCGAACACTCAAACGTCAACTGGCAGCCGAAGGCACCTCTTTTTCAACCTTAGTGGATGAGGTTCGTTATCGTCACGCGACGTCGCTGCTTTCTCGTACCGACTATACACTTGAGCAAATTGCAGACGAACTCGGCTATTCAGATGTAGCCAATTTTAGTCGTGCATTTAAGCGCTGGAGTGGACGTAGCCCGAGTAGTTGGCGCAAAGATCCTTATTTGTAA
- the gcvH gene encoding glycine cleavage system protein GcvH, whose translation MNHPSELKYANTHEWVKIEGDLVVTGISDHAQDALGDLVYVEAPELGRQLTAGEQAGVVESVKTASDIHAPISGEVVEINPDLEDDPDFVNDDPYGKGWIYKIKPNNMADVEQLLTSDAYTAGL comes from the coding sequence ATGAATCATCCTTCAGAGCTGAAGTATGCCAATACACATGAATGGGTAAAAATTGAAGGTGATCTTGTGGTGACTGGAATTTCAGATCATGCACAAGATGCTTTAGGCGACTTGGTTTATGTGGAAGCACCAGAACTTGGACGACAGCTGACTGCAGGTGAACAAGCGGGTGTGGTTGAGTCGGTGAAGACTGCATCTGATATACATGCACCAATTTCAGGTGAAGTGGTTGAAATTAACCCAGACTTGGAAGACGACCCTGATTTTGTCAATGACGACCCTTATGGCAAAGGTTGGATCTATAAAATTAAGCCAAATAATATGGCAGACGTAGAACAACTTTTAACAAGTGATGCATACACAGCAGGTTTATAA
- a CDS encoding IS5 family transposase, with protein MNKPTPKLYRTTNWSSYNRALINRGNISIWFDPNTQWYAQPKAKHGRNHTYSDTAIQCCLMIKSLFRLSLRMVTGFVQSLIRLCGLDWTAPDYSTICRRQKHIDIAISYQKSSDGLHLLVDSTGLKFLGEGEWKRKKHQPEYRRQWRKLHIGIDAKTLQIRAVQLTTNDVSDSQVLEDLLAQIPLDEQIDSVCTDGAYDTKHCRQVILDRDAHAVIPPRKNAKPWKDQQAMSIERNELLKTINLAKQCFSGRSLWKKWSGYHRRSLVETKMHCIKLLGDKLTARSFPSQVNEIHARVAVLNKFTELGRPHTHVAT; from the coding sequence ATGAATAAGCCTACACCTAAACTCTACCGTACAACGAATTGGTCTTCTTATAATCGAGCCTTAATCAATCGAGGAAATATCTCCATTTGGTTTGATCCTAACACTCAGTGGTATGCTCAGCCAAAAGCTAAACACGGTCGAAATCACACCTATTCTGATACCGCTATCCAATGCTGTTTGATGATCAAATCTCTATTTCGCCTGTCTTTACGTATGGTCACAGGCTTTGTTCAAAGTCTGATTAGACTCTGTGGATTAGATTGGACAGCACCAGATTATTCGACCATATGCAGAAGACAAAAGCATATTGATATCGCAATTAGCTATCAGAAAAGTAGTGATGGACTACATCTACTCGTCGATTCTACTGGTCTGAAATTTTTAGGTGAGGGTGAATGGAAACGTAAGAAACATCAGCCTGAATACCGTCGTCAATGGCGCAAACTGCATATTGGTATAGACGCTAAAACCCTACAAATACGGGCTGTACAACTCACTACAAATGATGTCAGTGATTCACAAGTATTAGAAGATTTACTTGCTCAAATTCCCTTGGATGAGCAAATTGATTCTGTCTGTACAGATGGTGCTTATGATACAAAGCACTGCCGACAAGTCATTTTAGATCGAGATGCACATGCGGTAATACCACCAAGGAAAAATGCAAAGCCTTGGAAAGATCAGCAAGCGATGTCTATAGAGCGGAATGAGTTATTGAAAACAATCAATCTTGCGAAGCAGTGCTTCTCAGGAAGATCCCTTTGGAAAAAGTGGTCTGGTTATCATCGTCGAAGTTTGGTGGAAACCAAGATGCATTGCATCAAATTATTAGGCGATAAATTAACGGCAAGGAGTTTCCCTAGTCAGGTGAATGAGATTCATGCACGCGTAGCAGTCTTAAATAAATTCACAGAGCTAGGTCGCCCTCATACCCATGTTGCCACTTAA
- a CDS encoding RHS repeat domain-containing protein encodes MKNNKLNSKKLWSSAVQFVVLSLVLLLSQLTLAKDRIQYHIQSFDGSTLKVINEQGVVSQSYQYAPFGQQLQYKKPSNLKNPNAFVGGIQDTGDLVYLKQRHYNPVLGRFYQPDPVTFLKNGDGQLNRYQYGWNDSYSFKDPSGQAAQLAFIPLVLWIADNFRSDVPNANNPPPSGIGDATVMGYGFGSLLFSAKLASLSTAELTYYQAIQGTAAPSSLLFLNGARNNFFENAKYTDKVIAQMSKTNDLRHGFPKSVDTFAAQYGQVSFRVGGDGRKYQWLEIPGTLPNGKKGVYEFTKDANGNINHRFFNEVPKK; translated from the coding sequence ATGAAAAATAACAAGTTAAACTCTAAAAAACTTTGGTCATCTGCTGTGCAGTTTGTGGTATTGAGTTTAGTTCTACTTCTTAGTCAGCTTACGCTGGCTAAGGACAGGATTCAGTATCATATTCAAAGCTTTGATGGCTCTACCTTAAAAGTGATCAATGAACAAGGTGTGGTGAGTCAGTCGTATCAGTATGCGCCTTTTGGTCAACAGCTTCAGTATAAAAAACCAAGTAACTTAAAGAATCCCAATGCTTTTGTGGGTGGAATTCAAGATACAGGTGACTTGGTTTATTTAAAGCAACGTCACTATAACCCTGTATTGGGACGGTTTTATCAGCCTGATCCAGTAACATTTTTGAAAAATGGGGATGGTCAGTTAAATAGATATCAGTATGGATGGAATGATTCATATTCCTTTAAAGACCCTAGTGGTCAAGCAGCACAGTTAGCTTTTATTCCATTAGTATTATGGATTGCTGATAATTTTAGATCAGATGTACCTAACGCAAATAACCCTCCACCAAGTGGTATTGGTGATGCTACTGTTATGGGATATGGCTTTGGCTCTTTACTATTCTCAGCAAAACTTGCTTCGCTGTCCACAGCTGAGTTGACTTACTATCAAGCTATTCAAGGGACAGCAGCTCCATCATCATTATTATTCTTGAATGGAGCAAGAAACAATTTTTTTGAAAATGCAAAATATACAGACAAAGTCATAGCTCAAATGAGTAAGACTAATGATTTAAGACATGGTTTTCCTAAGAGTGTTGACACATTTGCAGCACAGTATGGGCAAGTCTCATTTAGAGTTGGTGGTGATGGGAGAAAATATCAGTGGTTGGAAATTCCTGGAACACTTCCTAATGGTAAAAAAGGAGTTTATGAATTTACTAAAGATGCAAATGGGAATATTAACCATAGATTTTTTAATGAGGTTCCTAAAAAATAG
- a CDS encoding 3-deoxy-7-phosphoheptulonate synthase → MNALNLSLEHHQNKQTKKQNEKTLVLPIELKTQFPLSQTASEHVAQQRQTIQNILEGTDPRLMVITGPCSIHDPIAALEYAEKLIQLQSKVQDQIFLVMRAYIEKPRTTVGWKGLLYDPYLDGSSDMQAGLERSRELYIKMIEMGLPIASEILSPMATAYFDDLLAWGAIGARTSESQIHREISSHMPYSIGFKNGTDGSIQIAMDAIQSASHAHQFLGMGQSGLPCVLESTGNPCAHLILRGSNTGSNFEYTEIQKIQAQYLGKLPALVIDCSHGNSNKNPLNQISVLQQIIQERVQSQVRGVMLESFLVDGNQKISDKMTYGQSITDGCLGWDKMEQLLLGAATALRSQIFEQSA, encoded by the coding sequence ATGAATGCTTTAAATCTTAGCTTAGAACATCATCAAAATAAGCAAACAAAAAAACAGAACGAAAAAACCTTAGTTTTACCTATCGAGCTCAAAACACAATTTCCTTTGAGTCAAACTGCTTCTGAACATGTAGCACAGCAGCGCCAGACCATTCAAAACATATTAGAAGGCACAGACCCTCGTTTGATGGTGATTACAGGCCCATGCTCAATTCATGATCCGATTGCAGCGCTCGAATATGCAGAAAAATTAATACAATTACAAAGCAAAGTTCAAGATCAAATTTTCTTGGTTATGCGTGCATATATTGAAAAGCCAAGAACAACTGTAGGCTGGAAAGGCCTATTATATGATCCATATTTGGATGGTTCATCCGACATGCAAGCAGGTTTAGAACGATCACGCGAGTTATATATTAAAATGATTGAAATGGGATTACCCATTGCATCAGAAATTTTAAGCCCAATGGCAACCGCATATTTTGACGATCTACTCGCGTGGGGTGCAATTGGCGCTAGAACCAGTGAGTCGCAAATTCACCGTGAAATCTCAAGTCATATGCCTTATAGCATTGGCTTTAAAAATGGCACAGATGGATCAATTCAAATCGCGATGGATGCGATTCAGTCGGCATCGCATGCGCATCAATTCTTAGGAATGGGGCAATCGGGCTTGCCGTGTGTTTTGGAGTCAACAGGTAATCCTTGCGCACATCTTATTTTACGTGGTTCAAATACAGGGAGTAATTTCGAATATACTGAGATTCAAAAGATTCAAGCGCAGTATCTAGGTAAGCTTCCTGCACTTGTGATTGATTGCAGCCATGGCAATAGCAACAAAAATCCACTGAATCAAATTTCAGTGCTTCAGCAAATTATTCAAGAACGCGTCCAATCCCAAGTGCGCGGTGTCATGTTAGAAAGCTTCTTGGTGGATGGCAATCAAAAAATTTCAGATAAGATGACCTATGGTCAATCCATTACAGATGGCTGTCTAGGTTGGGACAAAATGGAGCAACTGTTGTTAGGTGCTGCAACGGCATTGAGATCACAAATTTTTGAGCAAAGTGCTTAG
- a CDS encoding bifunctional diguanylate cyclase/phosphodiesterase, translated as MGILDVQNGSIVNQGESSLNKRIHQKAQFSDDFKIALDLLPHMVWMSKAGVGYANLALKNYIGAKSGNISEREWFKFLHQDDAEHFYTIWTQAKKNGHKFEKECRIRTKNNEYSWFLVIAQSHSNHAQFFDWTITCTNIHERALKLRETTEMLRANTDMLDVSVDCIKIISPTGQVSHMNRSGCMALLGQERVRRFGMQWLSLLPAEIRDQGKKAIRAAAKGKNTRFAGKSVSGNTTMYWDNILTPVVDDEGQTTSILCVSRDITHQRVAEQKLKISSEYDELTGLMNRRAFKRTLKQSIQEAKIKKTSLGMMFIDLDHFKNINDTLGHPAGDHLLRVLSKRLSKCLNENAYVARLGGDEFAVIVTGMKNLAELQIATQKILKQNDAPVTFSGKLINGGMSIGCAVYPQDATDVLGLMKCADTALNDLKERGRGGMRMYNNDMLQLAQEKSQQLETARFILRENRIVPFYQPKVRLDDRSIVGFEALLRWHDDEKEIHFPATIVDAFNDYELASKISEVMHEKIFTDMAKWLKSGVNVVPISINASPVEFMRDNYAELLMKRLEQHAISADLIEIEITEHILSDRGSEFVIRALRKLKDFGIRISLDDFGTGYSSMTHLRDYPVDCLKIDYAFVKRMNEEKSINSIVEGITHLGPILSLDVIAEGIETVQQLDSLQLVGCVYGQGFLFSRAICADEVERMLINKKRC; from the coding sequence ATGGGCATTCTTGATGTGCAAAATGGTTCAATTGTGAATCAAGGTGAGTCTTCGTTAAACAAGAGGATTCACCAAAAGGCGCAGTTCAGCGATGACTTTAAAATTGCCTTGGACTTGCTTCCTCATATGGTTTGGATGTCTAAAGCTGGTGTTGGTTATGCTAATCTTGCCTTAAAAAATTACATTGGCGCAAAAAGCGGGAATATCAGTGAGCGTGAATGGTTTAAGTTTTTGCACCAAGACGATGCTGAACATTTTTATACGATATGGACGCAAGCTAAAAAAAATGGTCACAAATTTGAGAAAGAATGTCGGATTAGAACCAAGAACAATGAGTATTCTTGGTTTCTAGTGATTGCACAAAGTCATTCAAATCATGCACAGTTTTTTGATTGGACCATTACCTGCACCAATATTCATGAACGCGCCTTGAAATTACGTGAAACGACTGAGATGCTTCGTGCCAATACGGATATGCTCGACGTGAGTGTGGATTGTATAAAAATTATTAGCCCTACTGGGCAAGTCTCACATATGAACCGTTCGGGTTGTATGGCTTTATTGGGTCAAGAGCGCGTACGTCGTTTTGGTATGCAGTGGTTGAGTTTGTTACCTGCAGAAATCCGTGATCAGGGTAAAAAAGCCATTAGAGCTGCAGCCAAAGGAAAAAATACGCGCTTCGCAGGCAAAAGTGTTTCGGGTAATACCACGATGTACTGGGACAATATTTTGACGCCTGTGGTGGATGATGAAGGACAAACCACCAGTATTTTGTGTGTTTCCCGCGATATTACCCATCAGCGTGTAGCTGAGCAGAAACTTAAAATTTCAAGCGAATATGATGAGCTTACGGGGCTGATGAATCGTCGTGCTTTTAAGCGCACCCTGAAACAATCAATTCAAGAAGCAAAGATCAAAAAGACCAGTCTAGGCATGATGTTTATTGATCTTGATCATTTTAAAAATATCAATGATACCCTGGGACATCCTGCAGGAGATCATTTGCTACGTGTACTTTCCAAGCGTTTGTCTAAATGTCTCAATGAAAATGCCTACGTAGCACGTCTAGGGGGCGATGAATTTGCAGTGATTGTGACCGGCATGAAAAATCTCGCTGAGCTTCAGATCGCCACGCAAAAGATTCTAAAACAAAACGATGCGCCTGTAACCTTTTCTGGAAAGTTGATCAATGGTGGTATGAGTATTGGCTGTGCGGTATATCCGCAAGATGCGACAGACGTGCTCGGTTTAATGAAATGTGCAGACACCGCCCTCAATGATTTAAAAGAACGAGGTCGTGGTGGTATGCGCATGTATAACAACGACATGCTTCAACTCGCGCAAGAAAAAAGCCAACAATTAGAAACGGCGCGTTTCATTCTACGTGAAAATCGCATTGTACCCTTTTATCAGCCGAAAGTTCGACTCGATGATCGTTCGATTGTTGGCTTTGAAGCATTGCTACGTTGGCATGACGACGAAAAAGAAATTCATTTTCCAGCGACTATCGTTGATGCTTTTAATGACTATGAACTGGCGAGCAAAATCAGTGAGGTCATGCATGAGAAAATTTTTACAGATATGGCCAAGTGGTTAAAATCAGGTGTTAATGTTGTGCCGATTTCTATCAATGCCTCACCTGTAGAGTTTATGCGCGATAATTATGCTGAACTTTTGATGAAGCGCTTGGAACAGCATGCTATCTCAGCAGACTTGATTGAAATTGAAATTACTGAACATATTTTGTCAGATCGTGGCTCTGAATTCGTGATTCGAGCATTACGAAAGTTAAAAGATTTTGGTATTCGGATTTCTTTAGATGATTTTGGTACGGGATATTCTTCTATGACCCATTTACGTGACTATCCTGTCGATTGTTTGAAAATAGACTATGCTTTTGTCAAGCGTATGAATGAGGAAAAGTCGATTAATTCAATTGTGGAAGGGATTACACATCTCGGTCCTATTTTGTCTTTAGATGTAATTGCGGAAGGGATCGAAACCGTTCAACAACTCGATAGTCTGCAATTGGTCGGCTGTGTGTATGGGCAAGGGTTCTTGTTTAGTCGTGCCATTTGTGCAGATGAAGTAGAACGAATGTTGATCAATAAAAAACGTTGTTAA